The genomic stretch tgctgtatatgtgtgtcttctgtgtaagtgaataaatgtcttctttctttctttctttctttctttctttctttctatgttCTGTATGttatattgaattattttttcaggTTATCCTCTTCCACACGACAGGGAATTTATTCCTATATGTGATTGGCGATATTTTGAGCTATAATACGATCTTATGGGTCTGCCTGTCATTGCCGACGCTTCATCTAGTGCTGTTCTTAATGATGCCAGAATCGCCATCGTATTTGGTGAAAACTGGTAATGATGAGGTAAGAAACTTTAcgagttatatatatatatcatataTCTAATGATAATCATCTAACATAGATATACACCTAAAGCGACGCGTCCTACCGGCCCCAGAAATctaatagagtcgtatcagatattttatgcaTGCTTTATTGTCTCAGATAATCTTCCCTTCCCTCTGATGGCTCTGATCTAGTGTCCAAGtactctcattctgaaaggcttgtgcccagcagtgggacgcatataggttgggtgataatgacgatgatgatgcaTACAGGTTGGCATTCAGTTGTTTTTTATCTGTCCAGGAAGCAATACGGGTACTGGCATGGCTTCGTTGCCGGGACGAGAGTGATGCTGTTGTAAGGCGTGAATTACAAGTTATCAAAGACGAGCAGACTGCTGATGAGAAGAGCAGCAAGTTTGTGCTAAAGGCTGTCTGTGAGTATAACTTTGACTTAGAAAAAAATCGAAACACACACctgcaaaatataaaaaataaagtaaagtgaACTGAAAAgatagaaaacaataaaaaactaactaaattcgataaaataatatcgATACAAGACCAAACTCCAACAGTAAACTTAAAACATGTAGATAGTtcttcgaaccggtggtagatttttttgacattcataagtgtttgttatagcctaaattgaataaagatattttgacttgacttgaaacTTTAATGCAATGTGATGAAACGCAGTCGGAGGCATGAGATTGAGTGATAGGTTCCAACTGCATGCCCCCGACTGCATTTCATCTAGTAATAATAAGAGTATTTACAGTGGCATTTAGCCAAACTAATTGAACCACATGCTTAAATATTTtgtcttttaaataatttatagaattaggcgttactttgtgaaGATCCATATCAACGAACTGTAAACAATCACTTACTTTGCTGACCTTATGATGGTTACATCGTATCGCATCATACagatcctccacctccacactgttagAACACATAGGTACAGATCCCATAAACCCAACTAGGGTTGCCAAGTCCTCAAACGTAATAGTTAGACAGATTAGCCAGTTTAGCCGGACTTTTGGGCAAAAAGGCCGGACGCTCCATCATGAaggactagcttatgcccgaaGCTTTGACGcgccaaaaaaaatttttttttttttttataaatggtaGCATATGTACTTCCTAGAGTTATAAACTCTATACCAaattcatcttaatcggttcagcagtttaagcgtaAAGAAGTAACAGGCAGGCAGACCGACACAGATGGAGAGACTttgcttttgcatttataacattaagtagGGATTTTGTGTCTGAGTATACCTATTATGACAAAAACAATGTATGTAATGTCTACggttattatcatttttatttttatgaacttaTATAGTCACTGGTCAGTTGTAAAAAGCCTAACAAAAGCCAGACAGGCCGGACACCGTTTAATTTGGCCGGACAAGCATTGAAAAAGCCTAACTATGTCCGGCTTTATCCGGACGCCTGGCAACCCTAAACCCAACTATACATGTTAGAGTCTAACGtctagtagcatggtgaacgattATGTTGCCCTGAATATTTatgagctctagttgagttcgaaacgcgtcagttttgTGTGGTGTTCTGGTgttgatagttgggtttgtgtaatctgtgtgttcttatagtgtggaggaTGGAAAAACATTTGTTGCGAAGACGTAGCTATCGTGAATCCTAATTGATTTAGTTAATGAAtcgtaattgttttagttcattggtctGTCTTTTATTCGTATACGTCACGCAGTAGATAAAGATTACATAAATGTAACAAACCGCAATAAATTTAAGATATTAAATTGCCATTCTGAACTAAATAAGGCAAGTTAAATAATCCCGTTTGTATTATTGACACAGTAGCTTGGTAaccattttattgtttaaacggAAAACAAGATTAGACAAGATtagtttaatttacattttactaTTTACTTAAATGATTATGTCGCTTATTTAACTTAgctttttgtttagtttgtttatAAAACTTTTGACTTTTcttcaatatcatcatcatatcaacccACTGTCGGGtacacagacctcctctcagaatcatcatcatcatcagccggtaGACTGCaattgctgaacaaaggccttccccttagaacgccatattGAACAGAATCCCTCTCAGAAGGAGAAGGCTCaaaccatagttcccacgcaggcccagggTGGATTTATAACtttacacaccattgaattccttCGCTAGCTAAATCTGTGAAGAATTCTTAGgcaatcataaaaaaatcgGCAGGAAAATGTCAAAGTAACAGACGAAAACAAACGAATGCGAAACAATAGAAGCTTACTCGTAGCATGATTTTAtgagagatttttttttggtgttgtaggggttatagcacgcagcacggattgctgaggacttgggttcgattcccagcgctggtttctttttctggtttttctgtgcatccatgtctcagtttgtatttttgagaGGATAGACTTTACCATATTCTCAAAACGCGCAGGCCACACACACGTTTACACTCTTTTCCTTTCTTTTTAGTGTCTGATAAAATCCTGTTCAGAGCTTTCTGGATAGCGATGGTGGTGGCGCTCTCTCGAGAAGTATGTGGGGCGATTCCTGTCCTCAACTTTGCTGGCGAGATATTCACCATGGCTTCTGGAGGCTCTGGCTTAGTTTTAACAGCTAACCAGCAAGCTATGATGCTCGGGTTGGTGCAAGTTGCGGGAGCAGCCCTGGCTTCCAGCATCGTGGAGAAGACTGGAAGGAAGGTAGGTTGAAGTTCTTAATTTGAACTTATTCCTTGTGTGACTTCGAATTTGggaatgagttttttttattcgactggatggaaaacgagcaagtgggtctcctgaaggtaagagatcaccaccgcccatagtcacctgcaacaccagagggattgcagatgcgttgccaacctagaggcctaagatgggatacctcaagtgccagcaatttcaccgggtgtcttactctccacgccgaaacacaacagtgcaagcactgctgcttcacggcaggaatagcgagcaagatggtagtagcaatacgggcggaccttgcacaaggtcctaccacctgtaaagtGGTAGTGGTAGTTTTCTCTAACAGCCAAGATATgggcaaaacaaaaacaattatttgattgcgagaaacaaaatacaaattgcAAGAAATATTGTAAAACAATTGTCATGAAGCTGTTTAAAGCTAAATGTTAAAAATTAGTAAATGAAGCAGTCCAATTATCTATTCTATGTATCTATTATAGATCAGAATATACCTATTAAGAAACAAGAAGTGCCAATAATAGTCTCttggtacaaaataaaaatagatccATCAGTTAACAGTGCTGTAAAAGTAATAAGAAGTATTTTAGAATAATTAACAGCTGATTATTTAGGTTTGATTTATTGCTAAAGGGTACATACTTATTAGTTTGCGGTGGCAGGCGAGGGACTACTGAGACTACAGGCTGTATATATGCTATTACTGGCGCGTGTTAGCCGTATCGCAAGCTAAGCAATCCTGTGTCGCTACAgccatttcattcattctcatTCTGAGTTTTCAGCCAGTCATTATAACAATTGTCTTTTATTTTCCAGAAACTTCTCATCAGCACGTCTCTCGTATCTGGCCTGAGCATGTGCGGATTGGCTACATATTTCCTCGCCAAAAACTACGGTTTCTATGCACCTGACTGGCTGCCTATAGCCACATTGTGTCTGTGTATATTTTGCGATGCATCGGGGCTACAGCCTGTCTCCGTGGTATTGACCAGTGAAATGTTCTCGTTTAAGGTGAGATAAAACGAATGaacaattttaaagtttataCAATTTCGCTGTTAAATAACGGAACTCAAAGCAATAAAGAATGGCTATActttaataatgaaattattttagaaGATACTCATAAAAGAAAAGGCAAAGAGAAAAAATAAAGCTAAGTAAATAAGGTTAGCTTAGATCTAATGAAATAGTTCGGTATTTTATGGATGGTGTATTGTGTCTTTGTAACATAACGTTGGTGATCATGTTGGTTAGTTAAAATGAACTATACAGATGTAGTAATTAGACATGTTCATCTAAAAATATATTCCATGGGATGTATGTATACCGAgtttatcttaaaaaatatcGAAAGATTATTAAGCTGaatcattatcataatcataaaattgTCGTGTCCGgacatagttttattttaattataaccaACAACTTAAATACCACGTCGGTAGCCTAAAAGCGTGCAGCCCACTTGGTGTTACCTATGCAATTATGCATGCGGCTACGGAAGCCTATAGAGCTTGTCACTTCGGAGAACTCTCATGCGATCCGTTTCAAATTTATACACTTTTGTTTaatcaaagtttaatttaatttcagtaCCGAGGCACCGTCATGGCAACAGCAATGGCTTCATCATCTCTCGTAGACTTCATCCAAATGTTGTTCTTCAAACCACTAGCGAACGCAGTGGGAATTCACGTAGCATTTTACTTCTTTGGATTCATTTGCATAATATCTGCTATTTATGTGATACTGAAAGTTCCCGAGACAAAGATGAGGAGTTTGGAAGAGATCCATCGGGATTTAAGGACGAAGAAGGAGAAAGCGTTGGAAGATTCAAAAGATCCCAAGCAATTAGAAGcgtgaataataaatatgttgttgtttaataggtttttatttatttgactttactctatttatttatttaaggagaaccaacagcttaaaatacaatacaaattgcAATGTAGTAGAAATAGCAACACAGAGTCAATTACAGGATACCACAGATAGTTATAGTTTACATGTTTAAGTTTAACTTAAACGAGGTGACGCGCACCATATCAAACGACACACCATGCCAAATAAAACACCACAGAATTTCAAATGGAATTACTACACTCCACAACACATAGTACTTATtcatggtaggtaggtacataatataataaaaaacatctgCGTGTGTACACACGCAATATTAAAGAAATGAGGCTTATTAAGAAAACTTCTATAATCTGTGAAGATTTTCACTAATTCATACacaatttatttccaaattaaTCCAGAATACTTCACCAGGTGGTTTGGACCGAAATTTTTGAAGCAAATTAAGCTCCACTTTGACGTGGTACAATTTGAAAATCAACCAATGTTTGTTGAGAATATTTGTCGACCACAATTAAACAAATCAGTCAACCAACGTCAAGTCAGTCCTAGTATTGTCATTGCTtagtagaggtgagacgtatttactggaataggttttggcttggacgcgtggacgcgttcccgcccgcgacaCTGGCCGCTTTGTCTTTCTGAAGTGCTGTTCCTAGTCTTTCAGACAGGTAAGTAGTGGGTAAGTACCAGCCTTGAGTTAGTCGTAACTTGAAGCCAGAACCAAACGCGCAGATTCTTTATCAATTTTTCGTTTtacataagtaataatattCTTAGTTTAATACTCACtccaaatttataaattttctcAGTAAGACGAAATGTTTTGATAATATCAAAGTACGCCTTTACCATAACCATTCCTTTGAGACTATCTCCAACTTGCCCTTCAATTTGTCTCTAATATACTTTTTCATAATACAACATTTTGTTATTCCACATAGCTAAGCAATTACTTACAAACGAAATGTTTCTTGATGCGCAAACAACATTGAGATCGAAAAGTAGAATTGGTAACATCTTTATATATAACGGGACTGGATTCAATGAACACCTGTGGTACATTGTAGACCCAATAGAAACCAAACAGACAAACAATATGGATCCAATTCCAGAATTTCATTTAAGTTAAGAAAGTTGCTTTTTTGAAATTGATCGTACGCAAGGCTTGTTGAAGTTTAATCATGAGCATGACACTATTATCGCTCTGAAAAGCTCTTTCAATGTAAATAACGATGACTGTTAAACTATAATAGATAAAGTCAAACCAAATTAGAATAGATAAAATTGGAGTATAAGTGGACTCTAAAACAGCACTAGTGAAGCTAAACCGGTAAAGAATGATTAAAACTGAAACTGTTGCGCCAATAAAGGACTTCAGGTAATCAGTTTTGGTATTGGGTGTAATAAAATTGTTCCTTAATCTATAGTTGGTGGTCAAGAACATTTTCTGGATTATGTTTAAAGGGAACAACGCTGCTTGCAAGTCTTCGTCGATGATATTGTTAAGCAAAAACTCAATTGGTACATTATATCTGACGGGCTGCCTGTTAGTAATCATTTCTCGAAGACAATGATTTTCTTGATTTGATAAAATCAGAACatgtttttcaaataatttagttTAATGCTCGTGTTTCGTTTCACTTTATAAACAAATGAGTACGGCAACTGTTTCCTTCATTGTGTTATTTTACGtttgtattattttcatgctactATAGTACTTTGTTTTCAATTTTACTAAGTGACACGCTCTAATAGATTGAGTATTTCCAATACCAACACCATCTTAAGAATGATCGCAGATAGCGTAGGGTTGGgtgggtatgtaggtatgtgatACATTTTGGGGAGCTGCCCCCACTTACATAaccaatttaataataatggcaGTTGGTGGGTATTATAATCCAGGCCAACTGACAATATTTGTGTAAGTTTTACTCACAGGTTTTACTAATCATTAAGGTTAAGTAATGTATGAAATAACAGTTATGTTTTTATGTGTCCAttgataataagtttttttaaataactagaAAAGTACCGAAGTACATTATCTTAAACAATACATACTAATGGAACTATACATCATGCTCTGGACATCATTGTCTTAAAtatgtatccatagtacaaggtttgctagtttgggactaggtagttggtgtcaagtgtgcaagtgtcccatgatatttatttatttatcttatatcTATTGATTGGGTAATTCAGaactttttaaccccgacgcaaaaagttacaagtttgaccgctatgtgcgtctgtctgtggcacaatTTCCTCAACCAACTCAAAATAAGGGACCGAGATCCCaacaaatacatttatttattgggattgtttcatttttcatttcagttaatttttcattttctagaGGAAAGCGAACTGCAGCAGCACTACGGTGTAGGTGGTGAGAAGTGCCAGCAGTCGCAGCGGCAGCCCCGCGTCCACCGCGACGACGCCGCCCGCGCGCAGCCTGCCAGCGGCGCGCCACGCTCGCGTTCAAACGAAGCACGTTTTTGCATAATTTTTCTACATCAActgggaaaaaataattaaatagtgaaatcgttataccgggtgtggcctgtaatacgagcaaaaattaaaacatatatcttcctcgtcaaactgaacaccattagttcagcgacttttaaaataatggagtctttgaatcgcatttcgctttacattgcttcttcgaataatttaaaagtgtaataaaaattaaaaaactaactattttcgaaagtcgctgaactaatatctttcagtttgacgagtattgggtggctacgcgggtttatttataataaaccaTCTCTttgttggggtctatgccgcaggagggctcCTAGTGgtgttttctatttttataattaggtatattatgttgtttttattaatgaggttcctatcatattattgtattttgtgtTGTGTTAATCttctataatataattaagaataaatttgtgaatattttgcaatatctgaaattaattatagcaaatatgcgttccgggacaatgaatgtctgtgttttgacagttttgtctttcggaaacctttgtcctccctttttttcgaacaaaacggggactatgcaacactgtggcatgctcgatagttttatggcacggttttaaggtgtattaaatatgattttaatctaaactttgttttcacgcccgtaataacagactttgaaagccatacttaaaaacctcatgctacagtgcgccatctagtgagacaaaaaacgatagccctcattagacgAAACTTGCTGTTTACTTTGTGATGATAGCGTTAATGCTGAGCATAATCAGCAACAAatattgtgcaagttgcattattgTGGACGCAGCAGTTCCAATGATCACTTCAAATCAAGGCCTCATCGCtatcaccatctctttctaccctcttCCAGGCCGTGCGACAGCAAgtagtggtgaaaacgattatgattccgagtgcgtagacaatacggcctcgtTTCGCATAAGaaaactgtcacttgattgcgatcgcgagcgccagaaacgttagacaatacggcctctgatttgTGATCGCCTCGGCCTTTCTCCCCCGACGATCAATCCCCCAAATCACCGAAAGTCATCAACATACCAATATATAAATTGCCATGGTAACCGCATATGATAGCGCAGGTCTTATTCACGTCTGCCAGAGCTAAATAAAGTTGCTGGTGTGCCACGCAGAGATAAGACAAAAGCATCAAATTCTTCAATACCCACAATACAGGTATCCAATAAAGCATAGCAGTTTCCTGAAATAGGAAAAAGAGCAACACGATTTTATAAGAAAGCTAACTATTGTCGCTAATAATAAGCACATGAAAAACTTTTGAATAAAACATGAACTTACATAAAAATCGCTGGATTGTGATTGGTTTATAAACAAAAGCGTCTGTAGATAAATTAAAGGATGCACAAAAATTTCAGCGATCAGTAGCAAAATCTGAAAAAGTCATTTATTAAATCAAGCGTTACTATGTAGAGGTCCTTACCCTTATGATAgataagtttatgcaaaatatgcgtgttcatgcagatcctccaccttcacactgtaagaacacacacaaattacacaaacctatctatcaccaccaccagacTAAACTGACGGGTTCcgaattcaaccagagctcatcttcagagcaacacaaccgtacacatgctaccagatgttagactaacaaaccacagcaaccgttttaatttgtcactgaaACTCTCTaagtacaaacaaaacaaaactacccatcgtcatataaaactacctagattttttatttatttacagtctAGGCGTGTTTTACTGACtgttattgctgaaattagacccaagccgtagAGCAACAGAgactgtacctatttataaGGAGCATTTTGATTAAGAGTtcaatactatttatcagatagcgatgtcaaatggttatactaaatcaagcattactttgctcacccgcgaccagaTAGCTATGATTACGCAAGAAACGCGTCAGTAAAGTGTGGTAGTGGTGACagacgggtttgtgtgatttgtttgtgttcttacagtgtggcgatggaggaactgcatgaacacgcaattcttgcataagcgtagctatcataaggtcgcgggtgagcaaagtaggtacttaattgtttcagttcaaagAAGGAGTACTTGGGGCGCTTGAGTATTTGATTTTTGCCGGCCGCAACCCACCGTCGGCTTGTGAGCTGGTTGCCTGGATGTGGGACAGAGCGAATACTTACCACATAACATAGTTATATACTTACAGAGTATTGAAACACACGTTTATAAAGCTTTAACGCTTCCTGTATATCTAAATACGCTGAAAATAGCTTCACTTTCTGTCGATCGATCCCGTTTAAATACTTTATCAACTCATTATGATTAGGCTTCAAACATGATACCagaaaatcatttaatttaaccAACCACATTTGAATTTCATGCACCAAAAACTTCATACTTTGTGTTGCAAAAATAATATTgccatcaaaataaaatacgatcAATATTAATACCTTTGCGGCAAAATTGTAAGAACTTTTTACGAAAttgaagataataaaaattaGATACATGAAAAATATTGTTCCAATAATGCACCAATTTTGCTTCCTGAACCTTTCCAAAAAATCACTGTTGTCAAACAATCTATAATAAActtgttgcatttttgatatGAACAGCACATTGTTGTGATTTTCAGAAAAGTTTACACCGAATACAACGCAGCCAGATATAAAATAGAATACTATGTCAAAAGCTCCATATGCGGTACGGAAATCTGCATGGTCTGCCAGGAAATGTGATCTGTACAACACTAATTTTACCATATTAGCACAAGTCATAACAATTAACCCCGAAAGACATTTTATATGAGCACTAAAGCCATTAGGAGTAAGAAATCCATGAGCAATCTGGTATTTTGGTTGCAAGAGAATCGACTGCATCAGATTAAGGGGGAACAACATTTTTTCAAATGTCGGGTCTAGGAAGTTGCTTAACAAGTGCTCTTTCATATTCACTGAGTTTTCAATGTAGGGAATGTTTTTAAAAACGTGTACTTACAGAAAAGGACAACGTGAAAGTAGATAATgtcaatttacataattttcaCCCATATCTACGTCCTTGAATGAATCAATTACTGTAATTGAATAGCAaataacattatgctgagtgggtcccaatttatactattcgatgtttttttagttattattttaatcctaacgtgtttttctgtgtatcgaatatgtgtaaacaaatgtcTCTCTCTCAAATGTAAAGTTGgaagaaaatagaaataaataaggaGAATTGTGGTCTTAGGGTACGTTTACGCCTACaacacagtttttttattcgactggatggctaacgagcaagtgggtctcctgatggtaagagatcaccaccgcatataaacatctgcaacaccaggggtattgcagatgcgttgccaacctagaggcctaagatgggatatctcaagtgccagtaatttcatcggctgtcttactctccacgccgaaacacaacagtgcaagcactgctgcttcacagcaagattagcgagcaagatagtggtagcaatccgggcggaccttgcacaaggccctaccacctgcacacaATGTAGtgctatcgtattttgtcagaaaagtttgtattttgggtttatcaactttttagtgttgttattctgtctcgTAACTCAAGAGAcgtcagtgatacactttgttagaaaaaaattgcaatttaaattattagcaCACATACGATATGAGCCGTAAAGGAATGGCCTTAAAACTGACAACTTCTAACTTTTTGTAGATTTGTCGTGTCATACTCctagcggtgacatggtgtcttACGGAATTTCAAGtcacaaaaaaaagttacgaaaaatgtactaaattgtacgcttataaaaaaaagtatactacacgtat from Choristoneura fumiferana chromosome 24, NRCan_CFum_1, whole genome shotgun sequence encodes the following:
- the LOC141441546 gene encoding facilitated trehalose transporter Tret1-like, with the translated sequence MKKFYFLFGEGSKVNQIICAILINLPVFVYGASIGWMSPMTLLLQSKDSPRGTPLTDLEVSWMASSAYLVCVLADFLMAFMGDRIGRKYTLLFMSAMGGCCWIIKLSSMETWAFILARCTVGIIMAGSYVTCPLYTKEISEDCIRGVLGTLVILFHTTGNLFLYVIGDILSYNTILWVCLSLPTLHLVLFLMMPESPSYLVKTGNDEEAIRVLAWLRCRDESDAVVRRELQVIKDEQTADEKSSKFVLKAVLSDKILFRAFWIAMVVALSREVCGAIPVLNFAGEIFTMASGGSGLVLTANQQAMMLGLVQVAGAALASSIVEKTGRKKLLISTSLVSGLSMCGLATYFLAKNYGFYAPDWLPIATLCLCIFCDASGLQPVSVVLTSEMFSFKYRGTVMATAMASSSLVDFIQMLFFKPLANAVGIHVAFYFFGFICIISAIYVILKVPETKMRSLEEIHRDLRTKKEKALEDSKDPKQLEA
- the LOC141441955 gene encoding uncharacterized protein, translated to MKEHLLSNFLDPTFEKMLFPLNLMQSILLQPKYQIAHGFLTPNGFTWRAAGRLRAGGVVAVDAGLPLRLLALLTTYTVVLLQFAFL